The following coding sequences are from one Musa acuminata AAA Group cultivar baxijiao chromosome BXJ1-6, Cavendish_Baxijiao_AAA, whole genome shotgun sequence window:
- the LOC135676243 gene encoding fatty acid hydroperoxide lyase, chloroplastic-like, with the protein MAMMWSSASATAVTTLPTRPIPGSYGPPLVGPLKDRLDYFWFQGPETFFRSRMATHKSTVFRTNMPPTFPFFVGVDPRVVTVLDCTSFSALFDLEVVEKKNILIGDYMPSLSFTGDTRVVVYLDPSEPDHARVKSFCLELLRRGAKTWVSSFLSNLDVMLATIEQGIAKDGSAGLFGPLQKCIFAFLCKTIIGADPSVSPDVGENGFVMLDKWLALQLLPTVKVGAIPQPLEEILLHSFPLPFFLVSRDYRKLYEFVEKQGQEVVQRAETEHGLSKHDAINNILFVLGFNAFGGFSVFFPTLLTTIGRDKTGLREKLKDEVRRVMKSRGEKRPSFETVREMELVRSTVYEVLRLNPPVPLQYGRARTDFTLNSHDAAFKVEKGELLCGYQPLVMRDPAVFDDPETFAPERFMGSGKELLKYVFWSNGPETGTPTPANKQCAAKDYVVETACLLMAEIFYRYDEFVCADDAISVTKLDRATERE; encoded by the coding sequence ATGGCTATGATGTGGTCGTCAGCCTCCGCCACCGCCGTCACCACGCTGCCGACGAGGCCCATCCCTGGAAGCTACGGCCCGCCGCTGGTGGGCCCCCTCAAGGACCGCCTCGACTACTTCTGGTTTCAGGGACCGGAGACCTTCTTCCGCAGCCGGATGGCCACCCACAAGAGCACCGTGTTCCGCACCAACATGCCCCCCACCTTCCCCTTCTTCGTTGGAGTCGACCCCCGCGTGGTCACCGTCCTCGACTGCACATCCTTCTCCGCCCTCTTCGACCTCGAGGTCGTGGAGAAGAAGAACATTCTCATCGGGGACTACATGCCCAGCCTCAGCTTCACCGGCGACACCCGCGTCGTCGTGTACCTCGACCCCTCCGAGCCCGACCACGCCCGCGTCAAGAGCTTCTGCTTGGAACTCCTCAGGCGCGGCGCCAAGACCTGGGTCTCCTCGTTCCTCTCCAATCTCGATGTCATGCTCGCCACCATAGAGCAGGGGATCGCCAAGGATGGCTCCGCCGGCTTATTCGGCCCGCTGCAGAAGTGCATCTTCGCGTTCCTCTGCAAGACCATCATCGGGGCCGACCCGTCGGTGTCGCCCGACGTGGGAGAAAATGGCTTCGTCATGCTCGACAAGTGGCTCGCGCTGCAGCTCCTCCCGACGGTGAAGGTCGGGGCCATCCCGCAACCCCTGGAGGAGATCCTCCTCCACTCCTTCCCCCTCCCCTTCTTCCTCGTGAGCCGCGATTACCGGAAGCTGTACGAATTCGTCGAGAAGCAAGGCCAAGAGGTTGTCCAGCGAGCGGAAACCGAGCACGGGCTCAGCAAGCACGACGCCATCAACAACATCTTGTTCGTCCTAGGATTCAACGCCTTCGGCGGCTTCTCGGTCTTCTTCCCCACGCTCCTGACCACCATAGGGAGGGACAAGACGGGCCTGCGGGAGAAGCTCAAGGACGAGGTGCGCAGGGTCATGAAGAGTAGAGGGGAGAAGCGGCCGAGCTTCGAGACGGTGCGGGAGATGGAGCTGGTGCGATCGACGGTGTACGAGGTCCTGCGGCTGAACCCGCCGGTGCCGCTGCAGTACGGGCGGGCGCGCACCGACTTCACGCTGAACTCCCACGACGCGGCGTTCAAGGTTGAGAAGGGGGAGTTGCTGTGCGGGTACCAGCCGCTGGTGATGCGGGATCCAGCGGTGTTCGACGACCCGGAGACGTTCGCCCCGGAAAGGTTCATGGGCAGCGGGAAGGAGCTGCTCAAGTACGTCTTCTGGTCCAACGGGCCGGAGACGGGTACGCCGACGCCGGCCAACAAGCAGTGCGCCGCGAAGGACTACGTGGTGGAGACGGCGTGCCTGCTGATGGCGGAGATCTTCTACCGCTACGACGAGTTCGTGTGCGCCGACGACGCCATCTCCGTGACGAAGCTGGATAGAGCGACAGAAAGGGAGTAA